TTTAAGGTGCAGGCACTGCGCTGTATTTCAGCGGGGCAGGATTCCCTGCTGGATGCCATAGGGAAGGGACTCGATCATCTTGCCTGCTTTCAGCCCCTGAATCCTCTGGACAGGGAGTCTCTCACCCTTGTGGAACGGTACAGGGATGAAATCCGGCAAGCGGGTGTTTCTCCGGGAGCGGAAGACGGGATATTTCTTTCCGATGGTACTACCCTCCGGGAGGTACTGCAGGGCTATACCAAGGCTCTCCCCGTATTCAATCGCTACCATGATCGGGTGGAGGCTTCCAAAAAAATGTACAGGGAAGAGCTGGGGGCCTTTATTGCTGTTGTACGGGTATCTGTTAGGCCATAAAGGGGATGGCAGGTAAAGGGCAGGTAATGGAACCTGCCTTTTACCATGGCAGAAACATGAATATCAGAAGCGGTAACTCAGGGTCAGGCCGGCACCCAGCAGATGACCGCCTGCTTTGGCGAATACTCGTGGATCGTTTTGTTCAATAACGTCGATATAGCTTTTGTTGAAGTTGTCCGATTCTCCACCGACAATGCGGTCCTGTTCCACGGCGGTGTACTGCAGCACCGTATCCAGAGTGAAGTTGCCGAAATGGAAACCGGCTCCTATGGAGTAGGTTTTTTTATCGGCGTCGGGCCACATCAGATCAAGGGTGTCATCGGGGATGGGGCTGGGGTCGTAGAAATAACCGCAGCGTAGGGTGATCAGCTCACTGAGTACGTACTCTGCGCCAAAGCGGATCTGACGTGTGTTGTCCCAGTTACGATCATAGGCAAGATCGAATGGTGCGCCCGTATGGGGGGTTATATGCTCCACCTGACGCTTGTTGATGCTCCACTCCGTCCATACCAGGTCAAATTCCATGGAGAAACGATCATGGGGAGCATAGCGGATACCGGCCTGTATCTGCTGGGGGTGATTGTAGTCCATGGTGGCCTTACCAATTTTCACGCCATTTCTTTTCAGATCTCCGTCAAAATCCGTACTGGTCTCACTGCGGTAGGTCAGACCGAGGGTGATGGTATCCATGGGCTTGTACATGATGCCGAAATTGAAGGAATAGTTCAGATCGTCGGAAAGCTCCAGTTCAAGAACCTGCCCATGCATTTTGAGAGCGTTGTCTAATCGAATGCGGGCTGCTTCCTGTTGGGGCGTGATTATGTTAGCCGCTTTTAGTGCCTCTAAGTTCGCAAGTGTTCCTTGAGCAACTGGGATGCTACTATTTGAGAAATAATAGGGTATTTTCTTTCCCCCGGCTTCAGACCGGCCTATGGAAACCCCAAAGCCCAGTGATACATGCTCATTGATTTTGTAGGCCAGTGTGGGTGTCACGGTAATGCGTTTGTAATAGGAGTGGTAGGAGGAGTGAACGCCAGGATTTTTTGCCGGATCGTTGGGCCATTCCACTTCGAGACCCCAGGGTGCGTAGGCTGCTACGCCCAGCGCTATCCTGTCTGTGAGCGGCATGGCAAAGCCTATGTGGGGGGCTGCCAGTGTGGGAAAATCATCACTCACAGTAAAGCTTCTGCCCTGAAATGAAGGGTCCTGAGTGCCTTCAATACGCAGTCCCTTGGCTTCAAGGTCCGGTTCGATGACATGAACTCCCATGGCCAAGGTGGGAGAGGTAATCTGTGTCAGGCCTGCGGGATTGTAGTAAACCGCAAAGGGGTCATCGGCATAGGCGGAATAGGCCCCACCCATGGCGGTGGCCTTGGAGCCGATGCCAAAGGTGTCCACACAGCCTGCATAGGCTGTAGTGACGATTAAGACAAGGCCGGCGAAGAGAGCTGTGAGACACTTTTTCACGAATAACCTCCTTGGAAATAAGTGGAAATACGGGGGTAGAAACGAGTGTCTTTTTTTCATGAACCGCTCCCGTCATAAAAGGGAAGGGCAATGAAATGAGCGCTTGGTATGAATGCCGTTTATTATTCGATAGCAGTGTTCGCATTGCATATCGGGGGCTAACCAGGATGTCAAGAAAAAAGACCCTGTTTATGTTTTCATATTCAGCTTTTAGGGCGGACATGATATAAAAATTGTCTGCCCATTCTGCTGTTTCGAGGTTTTTCAAAAAATTTCCGGGTTTTCGGGCAGGCTGGTTGTTGTTTTGTCAAGGGAGGGGCTTCAAATGCGGATTTATGCGGGGGATGGCTATATACAGATGCTATTATTTGCACTGTATCCCGATGGGAGAGTTCTGGCCCTGGATGGAGGGTGTCGTTGCGATATTCCGGTTATGGAGAGAATGCTGGAAGAAGGAATGGGAAGACGGTGGTCGGATGTGGGGCTGCAGATTGTTTCCCACATTCATCCGGACCATGCTGGAGCGGCACCTCTGTTACAGCGTCGTTATGGACTCAGACTGGCGGCCCCGGAGGGGATTAACCGCTGGTATGCGGGAATGGGGGGATTTCTGCAGCATAAAATTGATATTTTTCTAGGGTATTTTGTGGTTTATGTGATGAAGAAACCATGGAAAAATTTATTCTACAGAAGAAAAATATCTATGGACCATGCATTAAGAGATGGTGATCGTCTGCCGGGTTTTCCGGACTGGCAGGCACTTCTCACCCCCGGGCATACGAATCATGATATGGTTTTTTATCATGCAGAGACAAAAACTCTGTACGCGGCGGATGTAATTCTCTATGTAAACCGGCGGTTTCAGCTTCCTTTCCCCGTATCCTTGCCGGATGAAATGGAAGAAAGCCTTCTTCGTATCCGAAACCTGGATGTGAAAACCCTGATTCTGGCTCATGGAGGTATTCTTGAGGTGGAGGGCGTGGCGCCAATTGTGGATATCCTTCTGGCACGGCTCTCGGAAACCACTATAAATCCGATGCTCAGGCGTATCCGGCCCCTGACACGGTTTTCTCCGGCTTTGCGCGATCACCTTCTTTAAAGCCGTTTTTCATGGGAAATCCGGGGCCTGAGCGGCCCCGGACTAGAGATTCACGCGGGTATGGGCTGTGGGCCTTTTTGGGTTACAGCATTTTTGTTTCTTCAAGGTCCGTGAGCAGCCCGTGCAGCAGCCTCACCCCGAAACCGCTTCCTCCAGCAGGGCAGTATGCAGAGGCCTTGGAAAGATAGGCCGGTCCCGCAATATCTATATGTGCCCAGCGGGTTTTCCCCGTAAATTCCTGCAGGAAAAGGGCTGCGGTGATGGCACCGCCGTTTCTTGTTGTGGAAACATTACGCAGATCTGCCAGTTCGCTTTTCAGGAGCTTCTTATAGTCTCTGGGAAGGGGCATGGGCCAGCAGCGTTCAAAGGTTGCTTCTCCTGCTTTTGCCAGCGCCTGGGCCAGGGTGCTATCCTCCGTAAAGCCTCCTGCCATATCCTCTCCCAGAGCCACCATGCAGGCTCCCGTAAGGGTAGCCATATCTATCATCAGATCTGGTTTTTCAACTTCTGCAAGCCATGCAAGGGTGTCGGCCAGAATCAGGCGACCCTCTGCATCGGTGTTCATGACTTCTATGCTTTTACCGTTGTAGGCCCGGAAGACGTCACCCGGCCGGTATGCCGTTGCAGAAGGCATATTTTCTACAATGGGAATAGCGGCAATGAAGCGGAATGATGGCCGGGTTCTGGCAAGGGCAATGGCGGCTCCTGTAACGGCGGCTGCACCTGCCATATCCATTTTCATGCCTTCCATGCCCGCAGGTGGTTTCAGATCCAGTCCGCCGGAATCAAAGGTAACCCCCTTTCCCACAAGGGCAACGGTTTTGTCTGCAGCCTTTTCAGGGTTGTAATGCAGAGTAAGCAGGCAGGGCTCTGCATCGCTACCCTGAGCGACGGCAAGCATGGCACCAAATCCCAGCTGCGTGAGCTCCTTTCTGCCCATGCGCCGAGTTGCAAGCCCCTCGTTCACGGCCGCCTTTTCAAGCATGTCCGCAAGGGCCTGGGGTCGTTTGTCATTGGGGGGGATGGATACCCAGGAGCGGGCGAGGTGGGTGGCCGTACAGACGGCCTGAACTTCCGCAGCCATGGCTGTAAGATGGCGCAGTGATGCCGTGTCCGTCAGAATAAGAATTTCCTGGAGGGCTTTGATTTCGCTTTCTTTTTTATAGGCATCAAAGCGGTAGTTAGCCAGGACGAGGCCCTCAAGCAAGCCTTTTACCAGATGGTTTTCCAGCAGACTTTTTTCCGCATCCGGCAGAAAAACCCCCATCACTTCCTCTTTTGCTTCCATGGCTGCTTTGACAGCAGCAGCGGCAGCTCTGCGGAAGCTTTCGGCGTTCAAATCTTCTTTTTTACCCACACCTGCCAGAATGACCCTGGGGGAGGGCATTCCTTCCGGCATGGAAAGAAAGTAAATTTTTTCAGCTCTGCCACCGAATTCTGGCAGATTTCTGATTTTTTCACAAAGGGTGGCTTTGTCTCCGTCTTTATATAATGGTTTGTCTTCACAGACAAAAAGTATTCTGGTGTAAGGTTTTTCCGTTATGGACGGGTAAGGATGAACAGCAAGCATGGAAGCTCCTTTTTCCTGGTTAGCCGTAGTTTACAGCACTGAACTGCTGTAGTTTTGTGAGATTGTGGATGGAGCGGACATAGCGCATGGTACCCGTACGACCCCGGATCACCAGAGAATCCGTAGTGGCACTGTTCCCAGTGTAGCGAACACCGGGAAGAAAGGTGCCCCCGGAAATACCCGTAGCCGCAAAAAAAACATCATCGCTTTTCACCAGATCCCGGACGGAGCGGATTTTTTTCATATCAATGCCGGCTGCATGCAGAGCTTCCCGTTCTTCGCTGCTCTGGGGATTCAGGCGGGTGAGCATTTCTCCGTTGAGTCCACGTATGGCACAGGCAGCAAGTACACCTTCCGGTGTCCCTCCCGTACCCATCATGATGTCCACTTCGCAGTCCGGGTCAATGGCCATAAGGGCACCGGCCACATCTCCGTCCGTATGCAGCTGAATTCGGGCACCGGCTTTGCGGATGGCTTCAATGAGTGGTTTGTGCCTGGGCTTATCCAGTACAAAAACAACCAGATCTTCCACGTCTTTGCCAAGGGCTCTGGCAATTTTGTGGAGGTTCTCGGGAACGGGTGCGTCCAGGTCTGCCACGTCTTTAGCCGTTTCCGGCACTACGAGCTTTTCCATGTAAAAACTGGGGCCGGGGTTGAACATGGTGTCATAGGGAGCCAGCCCCACAACGGAAATGGCATTGGGTCTGCCAAAGGCAAGAAGGCTTGTACCTTCCACCGGATCCACAGCCACATCCACCATGGGGCCTGTGCCGTTCCCGACCTTTTCTCCGTTATACAGCATGGGGGCTTCATCTTTTTCACCTTCACCGATCACAATGCGGCCTTCCACGGGAACGGCGGCGAAGGAGAGCCGCATGGCATCTACTGCGGCCCGGTCTCCAGATATCTTGTCGCCACGTCCCAGCCAGCGGGCCGAGGCCAGCGCTGCGGATTCCGTAACGCGCATGAGATCCATGGCAAGGTTGCGCTGGGGTATTTCCATGGTACTTCCTTTCTGTTCATTCAGGTGGTTTTGCCTTATCCACCCGGTGTATGATGATCTGTCGGTTTCAGCCATGTGCGGTCAGATTCAGAAAAAGACTGCTGGCAGATTACTCCTGAGGCAGCCGTCACGGGCAGAATACCGGCTGCCCCAGAGATGGGCAATCGACTCAAACAGGCAGTGCGGGATTCACATGCCGCAAGTTCTGGCTTTAAGGGTCAGTTTTTCTTCGAAAAAATCAACAGCCCTTTTTAGCATAATTTTCTGGTGGCCCGGATGGCTGATGCGGTGATCGCCTCCTTCAAAGGCAATGAAGCGTTTGGGTTCTGCTGCCAGCTCATATACTCTGTGCCCTTCTTCCACCGGAACAACTTTGTCATCGGTTCCGTGTACAACAAAAAGATTCCGCATGGCGGGTATGCGTTCTGTCAGGTCGAAATGGAGATTTTTCGTAAAAAAAGTTTCAGGGAGTCCGCTTTCCTGCAGAATGGCGGCCATGTCTGCTGGCTCCTGCTGGGTCAGCACCCGCCCCTTGATCAGGGGGGCAATCAGGAAGGTGGCCGCAGGCCGTATGGTAGACCAGGCACTGATACAGGTGGCCCCGCCCATGCTGCTGCCGAAAAGGCCGAAGGGTCTTCCGAGGTCTTTCCGGAGGGACAGCATTTCCCAGGCAGCAACCATGTCTTCCACCCGGGTGTCCAGGCTGCTTTCTGCAAGATGGCCTTCCGAATTTCCGGAACCTCTGTGATGAAAGCGGAAAAAACCCACGCCACAGGCAAGCAGACTGCTGGCAAGGTCCCGTTGCTTGCTGGAGTCCGCATCACTTAAAAGACCGTGGGATCCAATGACAATGGGTGGGTTTTTGATATCAGGCAGGTGGAGAAAGCCGGAAAGGGAAAAACCGCCGGAGGTAAAGCGAAGAGCTTCGCACGGCTCCTGGCCTGTTATTGTTTTTTCAGATGTTTCTTGCATGATTTCCTCATAGTGTTCATTCTTGAATGCTTGATTTTTCATCAGACAAAAGATTATATAGAAAACTTTTTACCTTGTCACTTCCCGGAACCTTAAATAGCGGAACCCTATGAGCGATATCAGAAAAAAGCAGGAAATAGAACTGGATGTTACGGACATGGCTTTTGGCGGCAGGGGACTTGCCCGTGTGGATGGTCTGGCCGTGTTTGTGGATGATGCTGTGGCAGGAGACAGGGTAAGGGCCAGGGTGGTGAAGAAAAAGAAACGCCATGCTGAGGCAAAAACCCTGGAAGTTCTGTCTCCTTCCGCAGACAGGGTGATACCGGTTTGCTCCTATGCCGCCCATTGCGGAGGCTGTAAGTGGCAGCATCTTCAGTATGAAAAACAGTTGCATTATAAAACTCTTCAGGTGGGGGAAGCCCTTGAGCATATAGGTGGCATAAAAGGAGTTTCCGTTCTTCCTGCTCTGGCTTCTCCACGGTCTTTTCATTACAGAAACAAGATGGAATTTACCTGTACGGACAGCCGGTGGCTTCTGCCGGAAGAACTTGCCAACCCGGATGTGAAGAAGGATGCGGCCATAGGTCTGCATGTACCCGGAGCTTTTGACCGGGTGCTGGATATTCACAAATGTCATATACAGCCTGAAAGGGCCACCCCGCTTTTAGACTTCATTCGTAGAGAAATTCTTGCCTCGGGTCTTCCCATGTACGGGTTGAGAAGCCATGAGGGTTTCTGGCGTTTTGTCATGCTGCGTCATAGTCTGGCGGATGATGTTTTTATGGTCAATCTCGTGACAAAAGACCCGGACGCGGATGTGCTCCTGCCCATGGCAGAGCGTATCCGTCAGGCTTTTCCGGAAGTTGTGAGTGTGGTGAACAATGTGACCCGCCGTAAGGCAGGGGTTGCCATTGGTGAAGAGGAATTTCTTTTGTCAGGGGAACCGGCCATCTATGACGCCATTGGTTCCTTTCGCTTTAAAATTTCAGCCAATTCTTTTTTTCAGACCAATACGGCGGGTGCGGAAAAACTGTACGCTCAGGTGGCCGCCTATGCGGAGCTTCGGGGAGGGGAAAAGGTACTGGATCTCTATTCGGGAACAGGCACCATTCCCATTTTTCTTTCAAAAGCAGCTTCGGAAATTATTGGCATAGAAATTGTTGAAAGTGCTGTGGCCGATGCCAGAATGAATTGCCTTGAAAATGGTGTGGAGAACTGCCGTTTTATTCTGGGAGATATGAAAGATGTCCTGCCCGGTCTGGATGCAAAGCCTGATGTGATGATCATTGATCCGCCCAGAGCGGGCATGCACCCGGATGTGGTGAAGCGCATTCTGGAGCTGGCACCGGAGCGTATGGTCTATGTATCCTGCAACCCTGCCACCATGGCAAGGGACCTGGCCATGATGCAGGGTGCCTATGAAATTCTTGAGGTACAGCCTGTGGACATGTTTCCCCATACCTTTCACATTGAGGCTGTGGCAAAGCTGAGGAGAAAATTGTAGGGAAAGCATGGTGCGGGGGGATGGCTGAAAAGCTTTGAAACGAAATCTGGTTCACCTGATTTTTTAAAAAGACTTGAAAACCATGCAAATCCATCAGCGGTCTCTGCATGGCTACTTTTTTTGATGCCGGCGTTCAACCGGCACAGAATACAGATAAGGATTGTTTATGGCAGCACTGCTTACGTGGAAGGGACTTTCCAAAACCTACGGAGAACAACTTCTTTTTGAAGATCTTCAGATTGCCGTGGAAGAGGGGGAAGCTCTGGGGCTGATCGGTCCCAATGGGTCGGGCAAAAGTACCCTCCTCAGCATCATGGGCGGTCTTGTGAGCCCGGACAGGGGAGACAGGCTCATGCGGAAGGGGTTGAAGGTTGCCTTTCTTTCTCAGGACGACTCCTTTACGGAAAATCACACTGTCCGAAGAGTACTGGAAGAGGCGGCGGCGGCGGGTCCGGAAGATCCGGAGGCTTACGGCCGGATCCGCCGTATCATGGGAGAAGCCGGATTTCCGGATCTGGATGCGGAGGTCGGTACTCTTTCCGGAGGGTGGCGCAAGCGTCTTGCCATTGTCCGTGAGCTGGTGAGGCTTCCGGAGCTGCTGCTGCTGGATGAACCCACCAACCATCTGGACGTGGAGGGGATCCTGTGGCTGGAAGACAGACTGAAGACGGCTGATTTTACCTTTATCAGCGTTTCCCATGACCGTCGTTTTCTGGACAGGGTCTGTCGGCGCATCATGGAACTGGGCCGGTATTACCCGGACGGTTTTTTTTCCGTTATGGGCGGGTATGAACGGTTTACGGAGCAGAGAGAGCTGTTCTTGCAGCAGCAGGAAGAAAGGGAAGCCAGGCTGCAAAACCGTATGCGAAGGGAGACGGAGTGGCTGCGCCGCATGCCCAAAGCCCGGACCACGAAAGCACAGTATCGCATTGATGCAGCAGCCAGACTCGAAGATGAACTGTCTTCCGTTCGTTTTCGCAATCGTCAGCAGACCCGTGTAGAGATAGGGTTTGATACCACTCAGCGCAAAAGCAGAAAGCTGGTGGAGGTCATGGATCTGGGGGGCCGGGTGGAAGGCAGGGAATTGTTTTCCCATATTTCCCTTGTACTTGCACCGGGCATGCGTCTGGGGCTTGCGGGAAAGAATGGTGCGGGAAAATCCACTTTTATGCGTATGCTGGCTGGAGAGCTGAGGCCGGACTCCGGAGAGGTGCGTTGGGCGGAAGGGCTTTCTGTCGTCTATTTTGACCAGAGTCGTGAAAATCTGGATCCGGATATCTCCCTCAAGCAGGCCCTCTGTCCGGATGGTGACAGTGTCATGTATCAGGGCCGTAATTTTCATGTGGCCAGCTGGGCTGCAAAGTTCCTTTTTAAGGCGGATCAGCTGTATCAGCCTGTGGGAAAATTATCCGGCGGAGAAAAAGCAAGGATTCTTCTTGCCAATCTCGTGCGGCGTCCTGCGGATGTACTGCTTCTGGATGAGCCTACCAACGACCTGGATATCCCCTCCCTTGAAGTTCTGGAAGACAGCCTGCAGGAATTTCCCGGAGCCGTTGTGCTGGTCTCCCATGACCGTTATCTCATGGACAGGGTCTGCCAGCGGGTTCTGGGCTTTGACGGTAAGGGCAATACGGGTCTTTTTGCTACCATGGATCAGTGGCTGGCTGATATCCGGCTGAGTGAAAAACCAAAAGAAAAAAAAACGGGGAATCAGACTCCTAAGAAAGAAAAGAAAAAAAGCGGCAAGCTTTCCTATAAACTTCAGCTGGAGCTGGATGGTATGGAACAGCGGATTCTTGAGGCGGAAGCAAGACTTGAGGACTGCAACCATCGTATGGGTGCTGACGAGGTGCTGGCAGATGGGAACGCCCTGCAGTTTCTGTGTGGGGAGCTGGAAGAGGCAGGCCGTGAAGTGGAGGCCCTTTATGCCCGCTGGGAAGAGCTGGAGCAGTTGCGGGAGGAGGCAGAACGCTAAACGGCTCCATGTTCCTGACAGATTGGGTAGGGAGGCAAAGGGCTTTTCAGCGGAAAGGCCCTTTGGTTTGTCAGCGTTCTGAGCGTACAAGCATGAGGGCCAGACCTATAAAAACCGTTCCGGCAAGACGGTTCAGAGTTTTCTGAATACGTTCCGACCGATTCATCCATTGGCCGAGGGTGCCTGCGGTGAGAGCTATGCTCCCGAAAACAAGGAGGGTGGCAAGAATGAATAAAAGACCCAGAACCAGGATCTGTGAAGATACAGAGCCCCCTGCAGGAGAGACAAACTGCGGGAGAAAGGCCAGAAAGAAGATGGCAACTTTGGGGTTGGTGACATTCATGATGATGCCCCGGCAGTAAAGACGGAAAAGTCCGGGCCGGTTCTCCTGATGGATAGGGACATCCGTGCCGGAAGCCCGGAAAGCCTGTATGGCCAGCCAGATAAGATAGGCCCCTCCAATGCATTTAAGCAGGGAAAAGGCCGTGGCCGAGGTCTGAAAGATGACGGCCGCTCCAAAGGCAACAGCCGCGCTGTGGCCTATAAGTCCCGTACAGAGTCCGGCCATGACCATCAGCCCTGCAATCCTTCCATGCAGTGCGGACTGGGTAAGAACAAAAATATTGTCCGGACCCGGTGCCAGTGCGAGGAGAAGGGATGCGGTGAAAAAAGGTAAGAGGATTTCAAGGGAGACGGGCATGTCGTTTTTCCGATTCAGGGTTTCAGTATCTCAAGGGCCTTTCGGGCTTCTTCCGGGCTTTCGTATATGTGGGGAGCCACCTGTCGTCTGATGAGGGCATCGCCCAGCTTCATACGCATGAAGGCACTGGTGGTGTAACGGGTAACGCCCGTGTAGAAGCGTTTTACCAGTCTGTCCACCATTTCGATATAGGTGTCCAGCAGTTCCGGGTGAATGCGGAAATTATCGTAGTTGACAATGGCCGCAACCTTGTGTCCCAGAGGAGCCAGTATGGCGGATGCCGTTTCCTCGATTTCAAGAATATCTTCTTCCCTCCAGATGGAAAAGCCCTCAAAATTGACAAAGAAGGTATTGTCTTCACTTTGATATTGCAGCCTGTGGGCAAGGGGAAGTTCCAGCAGCTCTTTTTTAAGCCCCATGGGTTCCGTCAGGAAGATGCGAGTGTCCATGGTTATGAGCTTTTCTGCGATTTGTGGACGGAAGTCCATCTGGCTGAGGATATCCTTCTCGATGTCCATTCCGGGTGCAATTTCCGTTAGTAGAAGGCCCTGATCCGTAAGCTGAAAAACACATCTCTCCGTAATATACACTACGTGCTGTCCTTTTTTGGCAGCAACCTTACCGCTGAAGGTGATCTGTTCCACATCCCGGACAAATTTTTTGGATTTTCCTTCCTGAAGGATACGCAGCTGACCGTTATCAATGCTTACATCAAGGCCGCCAGCCGTAAACGATCCCAGAAAAACCACCCGTTTGGAGTTCTGGCTGATATTGATGAAGCCGCCTGCTCCTGTGAGACTTTCGCCAAACCGGCTCACGTTGAGGTTGCCGAAGCGATCCGCCTGTGCCAGCCCGAGAAAGGCGATGTCCAGACCGCCCCCGTCATAAAAGTCAAACTGAGAAGGCTGGTCAATGATGGCGTCTGTGTTGATACCCGTTCCGAAATCAAGGCCTCCGGAAGGAATGCCGCCAATGACCCCGGGCTCTGCCGTAAGGGTCAGATAATCCAGCACCTTTTCTTCATGGGCTACGGATGCTACGCCTTCGGGCATACCGATACCGAGGTTCACCACGCTGTTGGCCCTCAGTTCCAGTGCCGCCCTTCGGGCAATCACTTTGCGCAGGCCCATGGGCATGTCTTCCATGGACTGGGAAGGCACACGGATTTCACCGCTGTAGGCGGGGTTGTAAAAGGAGGAAAGGGTCTGCCAGTGATTTTCCGGGCTGGCCTGCACCACACAGTCCACAAGAATTCCGGGTATTTTAACGGCTCTGGGAGACAGGCTGTTGCGCTCGGCAATGCGCTCGACCTGCACAATAACAAAACCGCCTGAGTTGTGGGCTGCCATGGCCATGGCCTGGGCTTCCAGTGTGAGGGCTTCTTTCTCCATGGTGATATTGCCGTCAAGATCCGCCGTTGTTCCCCTCAGTATGGCCACATGGATGGGAAAGGTTTTGTAGGCCAGGTATTCTTTTCCGTCAAATTCTATGAGCTCCACAAGATCTTCCGTGGTGCATGCGTTTACCTTGCCACCTTCCAGCCGTGGATCCACAAAGGTACCCAGCCCCACAGGGCTGATGGTGCGGGGTTTGCCTGCGGCTATATCCCTGTACATATGGGCAATCACTCCCTGGGGGAGGTTGTAGGCCTCAATACGGTTTGCCATGGCAAGTTTCTGCAGCTTCGGTACCAGCCCCCAGTGGCCACCAATCACTCTTTTCAGTAGTCCTTCATGGGCGAGGTGGTTCATTCCCTTGTCTTTCCGGTCTCCGATGCCTGCCGTATAGACAAGGGTCAGGTCCCTCGGCTTGCCAGTTTCCAGAAATTCACACTGAAGAGCCTGTATGATTTCTTCGGGTATTCCCGTTGTGACAAAACCGCTGATGGCCAGCGTATCACCATTGCGTATGACCCGTATGGCTTCTTTTGCGGAAACGATTTTGCCTTTTTTTACCCTGCTGGAAGCAAGGTTGGAAATGATGGGATGGCGGGGCTGTGTCATTCTCGCTCCTTGAAGAATACTGGATGGATAAAAAACTTTGGATGGTACTCAGAACAGACATATTTATAATCCTATACCATCGGAGAGTGGGATGGTATAGGATTATGAATATGGCGGCAGGCAAAAGGGTAAAGGTTTCGGGTTGCAGGGTCTGTCCGGTATTTGTCGGGAGCCGCTGATGGCTGCCATAGGGTCAGAGCGTGGAAGCCCGGTGGAGCTGCTAAGGAAATACAGCAGAAAGGAGGGGGGGTGGAAGCCGCACTGATCAATCCATTTATTGAAGCCAGTCTGAATGTAATGAAAACCACAGCTACCCTTGAGGGGCGGACCCAGGCGCCTTTTATCAAGAAAGACAGCCTGGCTCTGGGGCCTGTAACGGGATGCATACGCCTGACCGGTTCTCCGAAGATATCTTTGACGCTGAGCTTTTCGGAATCCTGTATTTTAACCGCCGTATCCCGTATGTTCGGTGAAGACCTGACGGAACTCAATGATGAGATTCAGGATGCGGTGGGAGAAATGATGAATATGATCTGTGGGCAGGTGAATAATTCCTTTGCTCAGTCCGGTATATCAAGGAAGGCAGCCTTTGACAGGGTGATTGCCG
This genomic interval from Desulfobotulus pelophilus contains the following:
- a CDS encoding OmpP1/FadL family transporter, encoding MKKCLTALFAGLVLIVTTAYAGCVDTFGIGSKATAMGGAYSAYADDPFAVYYNPAGLTQITSPTLAMGVHVIEPDLEAKGLRIEGTQDPSFQGRSFTVSDDFPTLAAPHIGFAMPLTDRIALGVAAYAPWGLEVEWPNDPAKNPGVHSSYHSYYKRITVTPTLAYKINEHVSLGFGVSIGRSEAGGKKIPYYFSNSSIPVAQGTLANLEALKAANIITPQQEAARIRLDNALKMHGQVLELELSDDLNYSFNFGIMYKPMDTITLGLTYRSETSTDFDGDLKRNGVKIGKATMDYNHPQQIQAGIRYAPHDRFSMEFDLVWTEWSINKRQVEHITPHTGAPFDLAYDRNWDNTRQIRFGAEYVLSELITLRCGYFYDPSPIPDDTLDLMWPDADKKTYSIGAGFHFGNFTLDTVLQYTAVEQDRIVGGESDNFNKSYIDVIEQNDPRVFAKAGGHLLGAGLTLSYRF
- a CDS encoding MBL fold metallo-hydrolase; this translates as MRIYAGDGYIQMLLFALYPDGRVLALDGGCRCDIPVMERMLEEGMGRRWSDVGLQIVSHIHPDHAGAAPLLQRRYGLRLAAPEGINRWYAGMGGFLQHKIDIFLGYFVVYVMKKPWKNLFYRRKISMDHALRDGDRLPGFPDWQALLTPGHTNHDMVFYHAETKTLYAADVILYVNRRFQLPFPVSLPDEMEESLLRIRNLDVKTLILAHGGILEVEGVAPIVDILLARLSETTINPMLRRIRPLTRFSPALRDHLL
- a CDS encoding leucyl aminopeptidase; protein product: MLAVHPYPSITEKPYTRILFVCEDKPLYKDGDKATLCEKIRNLPEFGGRAEKIYFLSMPEGMPSPRVILAGVGKKEDLNAESFRRAAAAAVKAAMEAKEEVMGVFLPDAEKSLLENHLVKGLLEGLVLANYRFDAYKKESEIKALQEILILTDTASLRHLTAMAAEVQAVCTATHLARSWVSIPPNDKRPQALADMLEKAAVNEGLATRRMGRKELTQLGFGAMLAVAQGSDAEPCLLTLHYNPEKAADKTVALVGKGVTFDSGGLDLKPPAGMEGMKMDMAGAAAVTGAAIALARTRPSFRFIAAIPIVENMPSATAYRPGDVFRAYNGKSIEVMNTDAEGRLILADTLAWLAEVEKPDLMIDMATLTGACMVALGEDMAGGFTEDSTLAQALAKAGEATFERCWPMPLPRDYKKLLKSELADLRNVSTTRNGGAITAALFLQEFTGKTRWAHIDIAGPAYLSKASAYCPAGGSGFGVRLLHGLLTDLEETKML
- the glpX gene encoding class II fructose-bisphosphatase, yielding MEIPQRNLAMDLMRVTESAALASARWLGRGDKISGDRAAVDAMRLSFAAVPVEGRIVIGEGEKDEAPMLYNGEKVGNGTGPMVDVAVDPVEGTSLLAFGRPNAISVVGLAPYDTMFNPGPSFYMEKLVVPETAKDVADLDAPVPENLHKIARALGKDVEDLVVFVLDKPRHKPLIEAIRKAGARIQLHTDGDVAGALMAIDPDCEVDIMMGTGGTPEGVLAACAIRGLNGEMLTRLNPQSSEEREALHAAGIDMKKIRSVRDLVKSDDVFFAATGISGGTFLPGVRYTGNSATTDSLVIRGRTGTMRYVRSIHNLTKLQQFSAVNYG
- a CDS encoding alpha/beta hydrolase, whose product is MQETSEKTITGQEPCEALRFTSGGFSLSGFLHLPDIKNPPIVIGSHGLLSDADSSKQRDLASSLLACGVGFFRFHHRGSGNSEGHLAESSLDTRVEDMVAAWEMLSLRKDLGRPFGLFGSSMGGATCISAWSTIRPAATFLIAPLIKGRVLTQQEPADMAAILQESGLPETFFTKNLHFDLTERIPAMRNLFVVHGTDDKVVPVEEGHRVYELAAEPKRFIAFEGGDHRISHPGHQKIMLKRAVDFFEEKLTLKARTCGM
- the rlmD gene encoding 23S rRNA (uracil(1939)-C(5))-methyltransferase RlmD; the encoded protein is MSDIRKKQEIELDVTDMAFGGRGLARVDGLAVFVDDAVAGDRVRARVVKKKKRHAEAKTLEVLSPSADRVIPVCSYAAHCGGCKWQHLQYEKQLHYKTLQVGEALEHIGGIKGVSVLPALASPRSFHYRNKMEFTCTDSRWLLPEELANPDVKKDAAIGLHVPGAFDRVLDIHKCHIQPERATPLLDFIRREILASGLPMYGLRSHEGFWRFVMLRHSLADDVFMVNLVTKDPDADVLLPMAERIRQAFPEVVSVVNNVTRRKAGVAIGEEEFLLSGEPAIYDAIGSFRFKISANSFFQTNTAGAEKLYAQVAAYAELRGGEKVLDLYSGTGTIPIFLSKAASEIIGIEIVESAVADARMNCLENGVENCRFILGDMKDVLPGLDAKPDVMIIDPPRAGMHPDVVKRILELAPERMVYVSCNPATMARDLAMMQGAYEILEVQPVDMFPHTFHIEAVAKLRRKL